The DNA sequence CATGACGCCAACTGGAAGTTGAGCCAAATTAATTAATTCAATTTGATGATTTCGTACAAGAAACGTAGGTGTCGCTCCTTTTTTGTAAAAAGTCGCCCGCTGACGTTCCCGGTCAATCATACAAATATCTAACGAAAAAAATCTTTCGTTCGCATTGGAATGTTGTTTTAATTGCTGTAAGGTTTGAATGGCTGTTTTAATTGGAATATTAAAACTTAGCAAACATTTCAAAATTTTTAAAGCTTCTGAGCTCTCTTTGTGAGCCAGCTCGCCATTTCCCATTCCATCACTAATTGCAATAAACGTTTGACCATTTGTGAAATTCTCATAGATATAACTATCACCTGAAATTTTATTTCCATCTTTCCCAACATAAGAAACCGCATGATCAATTTTAAACATATTAGAGGAATAGACTTTTATTTTAGTTTGTTTGCCCTTCGTTTTCTCAACAATCAATCGAAGTGGTTCATTCGTAATACTTTCAAGTATTGCTTGAATGGACAACAACGTTAATTCCTTCGGGGGCGAATTTATAACTAAATCCATCTTAATGAGTCTAGGATAAAGACTCTTAATCTTAATATCCGAACACCTCACGTGAATTCTTGCTAATTCTTCTTTAATTCGATTAAACTGTAATTCAAAGTCATGACGATCATACATCATCGATTGCATCATATTATCAATAGCTAATCCAATACAATCAAGAATCACATCGACTCTGATTAATTGACCTTTGCCAATAAACGAACGTAGTGATTTCACTAACTGTTGAAAATTCACTAGTTGGTTAAAGAGTTGACTAATCGTATAGATGTTTAATCTATCTCTTGTCTCTCTCTTTGGCTTAGGCGAAAATGTTTGTTTCATTTTCGTTACGAGTTCCATTCTTCTCTCCTCCTAATGACCTTAACTAATTGCTCCCTCCCCCGGGCTCAATTTGTAAGCCTATATTACCATCCGTCTAGTAGAGAATTTGTCACTTTATTGGAAGCATTTAAACTTTCGAAAGACACATTTTTTACATCTTCGGCACATCTATTAAAAAAATTCCAGCCTTTCTACCTCGTTTTACAGCACTCGGCAGTAATTGATGTCAAAACAATTGAAACCTTTTAAGGAAAGATGAATAAAAATTCATTCACGAACATATAATACATGTTTAATCTTTATTAAAATTGTGATGTTGTAGCAAATTGTAGATAAAACAAAAAGGCCAATCTAAATTGATTGACCTTTTTTGCTAACTAGATAACGGCTTTCCCTCGCCATCCACCACGTTTCCATCTAATATAGAAAATCACCGCACGTACACACTCATCAAGTGCCATCGCCATCCAAATTCCTACTAATCCCCAATCTAAAACAATTCCGAACACATAAGAAAGTAACGTTGCTACTCCCCACATCGATAACACACTAATAAAGACTGGATATTGCGTATCACCTGCCGCTTGCATCCCACGAATAATCACAATATTCACTGCACGACCAAGCTCTAAGAAAATTTCAATAAATGTAATCGTCTTTAATAAAGATAAAACATCTGGATTTTTTGTGAAGATTCCAAAAATATGATCACTTAATAAAAAGACACTGGTTGAAATAATTAATGTAATAATCATTGTAGGACGTAAAGTTTTTAAACTACGTTTATACGCAGCATCTTCTTCACGCGCTCCCACTAGATGACCAATAATAATTTGATTGGCTTGGCCAACAGCTGAAGAATATAAATATGATAGCCATGCAATCATATTCGCATAGACGCGAGCTGTAATGACTGCTGTTCCTAACATATTTACACACATTAAAATAACCATCTGCGAAAAATTGTACATGACACTTTCTCCACCGGCAGGTACACCAATGCGCAATAATTGCTTAAGCGTCTCTTTCGGGAAGGGGCGCAAATATTTTAAATGTAATTCCCCTTCAATACGTTTCGAAAATAAACGATAAACTAAAATTACTCCAATGAAACGACTAAAGACACTAGAAATGGCA is a window from the Turicibacter bilis genome containing:
- a CDS encoding SpoIIE family protein phosphatase, translated to MELVTKMKQTFSPKPKRETRDRLNIYTISQLFNQLVNFQQLVKSLRSFIGKGQLIRVDVILDCIGLAIDNMMQSMMYDRHDFELQFNRIKEELARIHVRCSDIKIKSLYPRLIKMDLVINSPPKELTLLSIQAILESITNEPLRLIVEKTKGKQTKIKVYSSNMFKIDHAVSYVGKDGNKISGDSYIYENFTNGQTFIAISDGMGNGELAHKESSEALKILKCLLSFNIPIKTAIQTLQQLKQHSNANERFFSLDICMIDRERQRATFYKKGATPTFLVRNHQIELINLAQLPVGVMSDQEVDHVTLSLEEDDVLLMCSDGIVEQYPDIKELEQVILNQMGKSPKNIAKNILQATVSKHKGKIKDDMMVLVVEYKRQGVAQAQYAS
- a CDS encoding MATE family efflux transporter → MGQTLNMNDKGLLFKLTWPIFIELVLQMLVGNVDQMMMSQYSENAVAAIGNVNTIMNFVTITFSIVTMAITIMVTQYLGSKNKEKVSEIYTVGIFTNLIFSAIISAGLFFGSDALFNALKMPVELHADAQVYLNIVGGLVFLQALFMSFSAIFRSNGLMKQGMYISVIVNVLNIIGNAILLNSMGIMGIAISSVFSRFIGVILVYRLFSKRIEGELHLKYLRPFPKETLKQLLRIGVPAGGESVMYNFSQMVILMCVNMLGTAVITARVYANMIAWLSYLYSSAVGQANQIIIGHLVGAREEDAAYKRSLKTLRPTMIITLIISTSVFLLSDHIFGIFTKNPDVLSLLKTITFIEIFLELGRAVNIVIIRGMQAAGDTQYPVFISVLSMWGVATLLSYVFGIVLDWGLVGIWMAMALDECVRAVIFYIRWKRGGWRGKAVI